One Streptomyces sp. SAI-135 DNA segment encodes these proteins:
- a CDS encoding TetR family transcriptional regulator, with product MTAPGLRERKKRQMYETVSEIAIRLFLEKGFDAVSVAEIAAAAEISKPTLFRYFPAKEDLVLHRIADHEDEAARVVARSDEAPLVALRRHFLEGLERGDPATGLSDHPDVLAFHALLYGTPALVARAHGHLERQETALAEVLGGDLDARLAAGQIIAVRRILAMENWRRISEGERIEDVRGDAVAAAERAFGLLAGGLGRLA from the coding sequence ATGACCGCCCCCGGCCTCCGCGAGCGCAAGAAGCGGCAGATGTACGAGACCGTCTCCGAGATCGCCATCCGGCTCTTTCTGGAGAAGGGCTTCGACGCCGTCTCCGTGGCCGAGATCGCCGCTGCCGCCGAGATCTCCAAGCCGACGCTGTTCCGATACTTCCCGGCGAAGGAGGACCTCGTCCTGCACCGGATCGCCGATCACGAGGACGAGGCCGCGCGGGTCGTGGCCCGGTCGGACGAGGCGCCGCTCGTCGCCCTGCGGCGGCATTTCCTGGAAGGGCTGGAGCGGGGCGACCCGGCCACTGGGCTCAGTGATCACCCCGATGTGCTCGCCTTTCACGCGTTGCTCTACGGCACCCCCGCTCTCGTCGCACGGGCCCATGGCCACCTGGAACGGCAGGAGACCGCGCTCGCCGAGGTGCTCGGGGGTGACCTCGACGCACGGCTGGCGGCGGGGCAGATCATCGCCGTGCGGCGGATCCTCGCCATGGAGAACTGGCGGCGCATCTCCGAGGGGGAGCGGATCGAGGACGTGCGCGGGGATGCCGTGGCCGCGGCCGAGCGGGCGTTCGGGCTGTTGGCCGGCGGACTGGGACGGCTCGCCTGA